CGGCAACCGCGAAGCCACGGTCGCAGCGGAGTGGACCGACGCCCCGGTGTCGGTCAGCGACGTCACGGTGGGAGGTCGAACCTGGCGGCGGCTCCTCGTCAAGACCCCATGGATCCACTCCGGTGACGACCTCGAGACGATCCTCCGAGTCAGCTTGCTCCCACACGCCGAGCCGAATGACCTGATCGTGCTCAGCGAGAAGGCCACCACCATCGCACTGGGGGCCGTGGTCCCCATCGACACGGTGACCGTCGGACCACTCGCGCGGCGGATGGCCCGCATGGTGCGGCCGCGCGGGGTCTCCAAAGGGCTCAGCATCCCGGAGAAGATGCAGTACGTGATCGACGAGATCGGTCGGCCTCGCGCCGTCCTGGCCCTGATCGCGGCCGGATTGACCCGACCACTGGGCATCCGGGGCGCCTTCTACCTGGTGGCCGGCCGCCGGGCACGCGCGATGGATGGTGGTCGACCGCCGTTCGAGCATCTGCTGCTGCCACCACTCACCCCGCAGCAGTCACACGCCGAGGCCTCGGCCCTTCGTCGGGTGCTCGGCTACGACGTCGCGATCTCTGACATGAATGACCGCGGCGGGTCGATACGGGCCGTCTCGGGAGGACCGATCCCACCGCGCCTTCTGCGTCGGATCCTGGCAGACAACCCGATGGGGCAACGCGACGCGCGGACTCCGATCGGCCTGGTCCGTCAGATGCGCTGAGCCGCTCTCACCGGTCAGACACGCGATCCAGCGAGCCCAGCAGCGGGAGGTCTCGCAGGAGTGAGGGACGCCCCACCAGCAAGACGGCGATGTGCACTGCGGTGACGACGGCGACAGCGGCGAGCAGGCTGATCAAGCTCGGGACCACCCCCTCCAGCGCCCGGGCAGTCAGCGCCCCGAGCATCGCCGAGAGGGCGGCTGAGGCAGCCAGCGCCGCGGCAGCCGCAGTCACCACCGACCGCACGCCACGGGCGACACCGGTCGCGTGCACCGCCACGGCCGCCGACACACCCTGCGACAGCGACGTGGCGGCAGCCAGCCCGGCGACACCAACCGTTGGGCCCAGCGTGATGTCGCCCACGACGTTGGTGACGCCACCCACCGCCGCCACGATCAACGGGCGACGCCGGTCCTTGGCCGCGTACAGCCCCCGCAGCGCGAGGTCCCGGATGCCGCTGACGAGCAGTCCGGGAGCGAACGCGATGATCGCAAGGGCGGTCAGACGTGCGTCCTCCGCGTCGAATGCCCCCCGACCGAACACAACGGTGGCGAGCTCCTGGGACTGGATCATCAGCACCACCACGACGGGCGTGAGGATGACCGACAGGGCACGAATGGCTTGTCGGAGCAGTCGCGACGCCTGCTCGGGGTCACCCGTTGCCAGCGACGCGCTCATGGAGGGGAACACCACCGTCACCAGGGCTTGCGTCAGCAGACCCTGCGGGAGCGAGACCAACCGATGGCCGAAGCCCAGAGCTGAGATGGCGCCGGCCTGCAGCGTCGAGCCGACGACCCGGTCCACCACGTTGTTGATGTTGGAGATGACGTGGCTGGTCACGACCGTGGGGACCAAACCACCCGTCGCGCGGACCCCGACGGATCGGATCGCCCAACCGGGGCGGATCCGTGAGCCGGTGCCGATCAGGCCGGTCAGGGCCAGCGCCAGTCGGGCCAGCGACCCGACGACGAAGCCGATCGCGAGCGCGTCGATGCCGAACTCGACGCCGAACAGCAGCGCCGCCCCGATCATCACGATGTTGAAGGGGAGTCCCTCGAGGGCTGGCCAGGCGAACCGGCGGTGGGCGTGGAGCAGGGCCGACACGAGGTTGGTGGCTGCGACGACGGTGACGGCCAGCAGGACGATGCGCGCGAGCCGAGCAGCCAGGTCAGCCTGTGCGCCCTCGAATCCCGGGGCCAGGACGGCGATGACGGCGGGGGCGCCGAACCACAGGATGACCGTGGCCGGGATCAGCAACCCGATGACGAGGGTGGCGATGGTGTTGAACGTGCGGATCGCCCGGTCGGGGCGGCCGTCGGCAAGGTCGCCGGAGATGCTCGGGAGCATGCTCGTCACGACGGCGGTCGACAACAACGCGATGAGGACGTTGGGGACGCTCTGGGCGACGAGGTAGGCGTCGACCTCCGCGGAGGCGCCGAAGACGGCGGCGATGGCGGTCTCCCTCGCGAACCCGAGGAGCTTGCTGACCACGGTCGCGACCGTCACGAGGACGGCGGCGCCCATCAGGCCTGAAGACCCGCGGATCACGAGCCCGCGTCCGTCATGTCGACGCCTCCGCCGGGTCGGGGCCGATCATCTGCCTGCCCAAGCTGGTGGGTGGCCTTCCCCTCCCTGGCGGGCGGTACCTCCACCCACCGGGATCGACCCCCAACCGGACCATCCCTCGTGTACCGGCCAGGCCGAAACCGGGCGGGCGCGATGGGATCGAGCTCCGGCTACTCCGCCGGCTCCAGCTCGGGCTCTGCCTCCTCCACCGACCCGCCGTCGTCCGGAGCGTCCGGCAGGAACGTCTGCGCCAGGACCTGCGCGACGTCGAGCACCTGGACCTCGCCCTCCGACAGCACCCC
The sequence above is a segment of the Euzebya tangerina genome. Coding sequences within it:
- the murJ gene encoding murein biosynthesis integral membrane protein MurJ — protein: MIRGSSGLMGAAVLVTVATVVSKLLGFARETAIAAVFGASAEVDAYLVAQSVPNVLIALLSTAVVTSMLPSISGDLADGRPDRAIRTFNTIATLVIGLLIPATVILWFGAPAVIAVLAPGFEGAQADLAARLARIVLLAVTVVAATNLVSALLHAHRRFAWPALEGLPFNIVMIGAALLFGVEFGIDALAIGFVVGSLARLALALTGLIGTGSRIRPGWAIRSVGVRATGGLVPTVVTSHVISNINNVVDRVVGSTLQAGAISALGFGHRLVSLPQGLLTQALVTVVFPSMSASLATGDPEQASRLLRQAIRALSVILTPVVVVLMIQSQELATVVFGRGAFDAEDARLTALAIIAFAPGLLVSGIRDLALRGLYAAKDRRRPLIVAAVGGVTNVVGDITLGPTVGVAGLAAATSLSQGVSAAVAVHATGVARGVRSVVTAAAAALAASAALSAMLGALTARALEGVVPSLISLLAAVAVVTAVHIAVLLVGRPSLLRDLPLLGSLDRVSDR
- a CDS encoding coenzyme F420-0:L-glutamate ligase — encoded protein: MTLESDGPSEAGLGNREATVAAEWTDAPVSVSDVTVGGRTWRRLLVKTPWIHSGDDLETILRVSLLPHAEPNDLIVLSEKATTIALGAVVPIDTVTVGPLARRMARMVRPRGVSKGLSIPEKMQYVIDEIGRPRAVLALIAAGLTRPLGIRGAFYLVAGRRARAMDGGRPPFEHLLLPPLTPQQSHAEASALRRVLGYDVAISDMNDRGGSIRAVSGGPIPPRLLRRILADNPMGQRDARTPIGLVRQMR